The Mycobacterium sp. 3519A genome contains a region encoding:
- a CDS encoding dsRBD fold-containing protein: MKNKNHVRKTWTVTVLIDERGAETRATARLHWRDQEVVGVGVAKLNPADRYFAAIGDELAAARALFDAAKQVMAVTEDDIENVTDEPVTFRRWTGAGLPIGAEQ; the protein is encoded by the coding sequence GTGAAAAACAAGAACCACGTGCGCAAAACATGGACCGTCACTGTCTTGATCGACGAGCGCGGCGCGGAAACACGGGCCACTGCACGATTGCATTGGCGCGACCAGGAAGTCGTCGGTGTCGGGGTGGCCAAGCTGAATCCGGCGGACCGTTACTTCGCGGCGATCGGCGATGAACTTGCCGCGGCCCGAGCACTATTCGATGCCGCGAAGCAAGTGATGGCAGTGACTGAGGACGATATCGAGAACGTCACGGACGAACCCGTGACATTCCGGCGCTGGACGGGCGCCGGACTACCGATCGGAGCAGAGCAATGA
- a CDS encoding 4Fe-4S dicluster domain-containing protein gives MCSAVIDAAGLQELVATLIDREYRVVGPTLSDNAIVLTELTSADELPRGWGVDVGPGHYRLRRRNDSALFGHSAGPQSWKQFLHPPRQRLWSSDATPTEDIAKHAFIGVRACDLAAIAVLDGVLGKGAHPDQGFVSRLAHVFVVAVNCTEPGGLCFCASMNTGPAVGAGYDLALTERISGEQCSYLVDVGSPGGAEVLAGLPHREAEDVEVASARADVAQAAQHMGRAMPPGDLRELLIESRESPHWAEVASRCLTCGNCTMACPTCFCTSVEDVTDLTGDHAERWASWASCFEFDFTFIHEGSVRQSAPSRYRHWITHKLGTWHDQFGTSGCVGCGRCIAWCPTGIDITEEMNVLADLAEQHDE, from the coding sequence ATGTGCAGTGCGGTGATCGATGCCGCGGGATTGCAAGAACTCGTGGCGACCCTGATCGACCGCGAGTACCGGGTAGTCGGGCCGACGCTGTCGGACAACGCGATCGTGCTCACCGAGCTGACGTCGGCCGACGAGCTGCCGCGCGGCTGGGGCGTCGACGTCGGCCCCGGTCATTACCGGCTACGCCGCCGCAACGACAGTGCCCTCTTCGGGCACTCGGCAGGCCCTCAGTCATGGAAACAGTTCTTGCACCCGCCGCGGCAACGACTCTGGAGTTCCGATGCGACCCCGACGGAGGACATTGCGAAGCATGCGTTCATCGGGGTGCGGGCCTGCGACCTGGCAGCGATTGCCGTACTCGACGGTGTCCTCGGCAAGGGCGCACACCCCGATCAGGGGTTCGTGAGCCGTCTGGCGCACGTCTTCGTCGTGGCGGTGAACTGTACCGAGCCCGGCGGCCTCTGTTTCTGTGCATCGATGAACACCGGCCCGGCGGTCGGCGCCGGCTACGACCTTGCGCTGACCGAACGCATCAGCGGTGAGCAGTGCAGCTATCTAGTGGATGTCGGAAGCCCTGGCGGCGCCGAGGTGCTGGCGGGGCTGCCGCACCGCGAGGCCGAGGACGTCGAAGTCGCCTCTGCGCGAGCCGATGTCGCGCAAGCGGCGCAGCACATGGGACGGGCGATGCCCCCCGGTGATCTGCGTGAGCTGCTGATCGAATCCCGCGAATCTCCTCATTGGGCCGAGGTCGCCAGTCGGTGCCTGACGTGCGGCAACTGCACAATGGCGTGCCCGACCTGCTTCTGCACGAGCGTCGAGGACGTCACCGACCTGACTGGCGACCACGCCGAACGGTGGGCGAGTTGGGCGTCCTGCTTCGAATTCGACTTCACATTCATCCACGAAGGAAGCGTCCGCCAATCGGCGCCATCCCGGTACCGACACTGGATCACCCACAAGCTCGGCACCTGGCACGACCAGTTCGGCACCTCCGGCTGCGTGGGCTGTGGCCGCTGTATCGCGTGGTGCCCCACCGGAATCGACATCACCGAAGAAATGAACGTGTTGGCTGACCTTGCGGAGCAGCACGATGAGTGA
- a CDS encoding NAD(P)H nitroreductase yields the protein MTEQTPGFDVIRDAVELACRAPSFHNSQPWRWITDGTTLDLFADEGRLMPAADPQGREITLSCGAALDHLVLAMAIAGWNTNVQRFPDQDAPYHVARMQFRRTAVGITETSRLRADAIRWRHTDRRPFGLPSDWTRFEVKLRQAMIPYQVMFDVVLDGARPRLAEASRLTEEIRANDPSYEAELSWWTSSSDPHERVPRDALVSTTTAALVDVARDFPTTSSQQAPGVTGVDHSKIVVLSTHHEDARLDVLRCGEALSALLLECTAAGLATCTLTHMTELASSREVVRKLTGQHGLPQLLVRIGQPPAGPQSAFTTTPRRPVDEVLEMRKQPS from the coding sequence ATGACAGAGCAGACGCCTGGATTCGACGTAATCCGAGACGCCGTCGAGTTGGCGTGCCGGGCGCCGTCGTTCCACAACAGCCAGCCGTGGCGATGGATCACCGACGGAACCACCCTCGATCTGTTCGCCGATGAGGGTCGACTCATGCCCGCGGCGGACCCGCAGGGTCGGGAGATCACCTTGAGCTGTGGTGCGGCACTTGACCATCTGGTTCTCGCGATGGCCATCGCCGGCTGGAACACAAATGTGCAGCGGTTCCCAGATCAGGACGCGCCATACCACGTGGCGAGAATGCAGTTCCGTCGAACAGCCGTCGGCATCACCGAAACGAGCCGGCTCCGAGCCGATGCGATTCGGTGGCGCCACACGGACCGGCGCCCATTCGGGCTGCCGTCGGATTGGACACGCTTCGAAGTCAAACTGCGCCAAGCGATGATCCCCTATCAGGTGATGTTCGATGTCGTGCTTGACGGTGCGCGTCCCCGGCTGGCGGAAGCGTCTCGGCTCACCGAAGAAATTCGGGCGAACGATCCGTCCTACGAGGCTGAGTTGAGTTGGTGGACGTCTTCTTCCGATCCACACGAACGTGTTCCCAGGGACGCGCTCGTTTCGACGACGACCGCAGCACTTGTCGATGTGGCGCGTGACTTCCCGACGACGTCGAGCCAGCAAGCGCCGGGCGTTACGGGTGTGGATCATTCCAAGATCGTCGTGCTGTCCACCCACCACGAAGATGCCCGGCTTGACGTCCTGCGGTGTGGCGAGGCGCTGTCCGCGTTATTGCTCGAGTGCACCGCCGCGGGCCTTGCGACCTGCACCCTGACGCACATGACAGAACTTGCGTCCAGCAGAGAAGTCGTCCGCAAGCTCACCGGTCAGCACGGACTGCCGCAGTTGCTGGTGAGGATCGGGCAGCCACCTGCCGGGCCGCAAAGCGCATTTACGACAACACCGCGCCGACCGGTCGACGAGGTACTCGAAATGCGCAAGCAGCCGAGTTGA
- a CDS encoding Hsp20/alpha crystallin family protein: MMNRLPTQHRPRYLFPEFSDLLAGFPAWTNLRPAFGNHVIRIEDEMKDGSYELRAEIPGVDPATDVDITVRDGLLTIKAERSEKKETNGRSEFSYGSLMRSVTLPPGADEDAIKASYDKGILTVSVPVTQAAPAEKHVPVEAAK, translated from the coding sequence ATGATGAACAGACTTCCGACACAACATCGTCCGCGATACCTCTTCCCGGAATTCAGTGATCTGTTAGCGGGATTTCCGGCATGGACGAACCTGCGCCCGGCATTCGGCAACCATGTCATCCGCATCGAAGACGAGATGAAGGATGGCAGTTACGAGTTGCGCGCCGAAATCCCAGGCGTCGACCCGGCGACAGATGTCGACATCACAGTCCGCGACGGCCTGTTGACGATCAAAGCCGAGCGCAGTGAGAAGAAGGAGACCAATGGGCGGTCCGAATTCTCGTACGGCTCACTGATGCGTTCAGTCACCTTGCCCCCTGGCGCGGACGAGGACGCCATCAAGGCCAGTTATGACAAGGGAATTTTGACCGTGTCGGTGCCGGTGACCCAGGCTGCACCCGCCGAAAAGCACGTTCCGGTCGAAGCGGCTAAGTAA
- a CDS encoding oxidoreductase, whose product MSVPTLAVWKFASCDGCQLTLLDCEDELLAIAGQVQIATFLEASSAVMAGPYDVSLVEGSITTAADERRIKEIRAQSKTLVTIGACATAGGIQALRNFADVDEFASVVYAKPDFIDTLATSTPAAAHVTVDYQLQGCPIDRGQLLDTLAALLVGRKPRLPAKTVCTECKLRGVTCVVVSEGIPCLGPVTHAGCGALCPSYHRGCYGCFGPAETPNTAALIPVLRRDGMAADDVERVFSTFNVAEFATKRNDS is encoded by the coding sequence ATGTCCGTTCCTACCTTGGCGGTATGGAAGTTCGCATCGTGCGACGGGTGCCAGCTCACCCTGCTCGACTGCGAGGACGAACTGCTCGCCATCGCGGGTCAGGTGCAGATCGCGACGTTCCTCGAAGCGTCCAGCGCCGTCATGGCTGGACCGTACGATGTGTCGTTGGTCGAGGGTTCGATCACCACCGCTGCCGACGAGCGCCGGATCAAGGAGATCCGGGCACAGTCGAAGACTCTGGTGACCATCGGTGCGTGCGCGACCGCGGGCGGCATCCAGGCCCTGCGGAATTTCGCCGACGTCGACGAGTTCGCCTCGGTTGTCTACGCCAAGCCGGACTTCATCGACACCTTGGCCACCTCCACGCCTGCGGCCGCTCATGTCACGGTCGACTACCAGTTGCAGGGCTGCCCGATCGACCGCGGCCAGCTGCTGGACACGCTCGCTGCCCTGTTGGTGGGACGCAAACCACGGCTGCCCGCGAAGACCGTATGCACCGAATGCAAACTCCGCGGTGTGACGTGTGTCGTTGTGTCGGAGGGTATTCCGTGTCTGGGGCCCGTCACTCATGCTGGTTGCGGCGCCCTGTGTCCGTCGTACCACCGAGGCTGCTACGGCTGCTTCGGCCCTGCCGAGACACCGAACACCGCGGCGCTGATCCCGGTGCTGCGTCGCGACGGGATGGCAGCCGACGACGTCGAGCGGGTGTTCTCGACATTCAACGTCGCCGAATTCGCCACGAAACGGAATGACTCGTGA
- a CDS encoding FAD/NAD(P)-binding protein, with protein sequence MSETVTRTATSSAMTPVPYRVRSRIRENRDSATLRLEPVAEPLPPALPGEFMMMYAFGVGEIAISVSGVPSADDETVTHTIRAVGAVSRALHDAQPGTVIGMRGPFGTNWGLFDALDRDLVIVAGGVGLAPLRPVVLGALAGRDGFGRVTLIAGARSRDDFLFSEELQSWAGRDDIDVHLTVDVPVQGWPGEVGFVTEPLRRLPLRPADTAAFLCGPESMMRNSAAELIRKGVPANAIHVSLERNMQCGIGWCGHCQLGPLLLCRDGPVVGYDVAEPLLTVKEL encoded by the coding sequence ATGAGTGAAACGGTCACGCGGACCGCGACATCGTCGGCAATGACCCCGGTGCCCTACCGTGTCCGCAGCAGGATCCGCGAGAACCGAGACTCCGCGACGCTTCGGCTGGAACCGGTGGCCGAACCGTTGCCGCCTGCGCTGCCGGGCGAGTTCATGATGATGTACGCGTTCGGAGTCGGTGAGATCGCCATCTCGGTCAGCGGTGTGCCGTCCGCCGACGATGAGACCGTCACCCACACGATCCGCGCCGTGGGAGCCGTCAGTCGGGCGCTGCATGACGCGCAACCCGGCACGGTGATCGGCATGCGGGGGCCGTTCGGCACGAACTGGGGTCTGTTCGACGCGCTCGACCGTGACCTGGTCATCGTCGCAGGCGGAGTCGGCCTGGCCCCGCTGCGGCCCGTCGTCCTCGGTGCGCTGGCGGGCCGGGACGGCTTCGGACGGGTGACGCTGATCGCCGGGGCCCGCTCGCGCGACGACTTCCTGTTCAGCGAGGAACTGCAGAGTTGGGCCGGACGCGATGACATCGACGTGCACCTGACCGTCGACGTGCCGGTGCAGGGCTGGCCCGGTGAGGTCGGCTTCGTCACCGAGCCACTGCGGCGGCTCCCGCTCAGACCCGCGGACACCGCCGCGTTTCTCTGCGGTCCCGAGTCGATGATGCGCAACAGCGCCGCCGAGCTGATCCGAAAAGGCGTACCGGCCAATGCTATTCACGTGTCGCTCGAACGCAATATGCAGTGCGGGATCGGCTGGTGCGGACATTGCCAGTTGGGGCCGCTGTTGCTCTGCCGGGACGGCCCGGTGGTCGGTTACGACGTCGCTGAGCCACTGCTGACAGTCAAGGAGCTGTAG
- a CDS encoding pyridoxamine 5'-phosphate oxidase family protein encodes MSEQTQPVSILSETESWQLLSSVSLGRLVTSVDGEPAIFPLNFVVEHRTVLFRTAEGTKLVSAAINNRVLFEADDHGVTGGWSVIVRGQARILRTDEEIDEAERAQLLPWTATVKQHYVRIRPLSVTGRRFAFGSEPDRELSRPHPVGSVPDPPPGV; translated from the coding sequence ATGTCCGAACAGACTCAACCGGTATCGATCCTGTCGGAGACCGAGTCGTGGCAGCTGCTTTCGAGCGTCTCGCTCGGCCGACTCGTCACGAGCGTCGACGGTGAACCGGCGATCTTTCCCCTCAACTTCGTCGTCGAGCACCGCACCGTGCTGTTTCGCACCGCAGAGGGCACCAAGCTGGTCAGCGCGGCGATCAACAACCGCGTGCTGTTCGAGGCTGACGATCATGGTGTGACGGGCGGTTGGAGCGTCATCGTCAGGGGACAGGCGCGCATTCTGCGCACCGACGAAGAAATCGACGAGGCCGAACGGGCGCAGCTACTTCCCTGGACGGCGACGGTCAAGCAGCATTACGTGCGCATCCGTCCCCTGAGCGTCACTGGAAGGCGGTTTGCGTTCGGTTCCGAGCCTGACCGCGAATTGTCTCGGCCGCATCCGGTTGGCTCTGTACCCGACCCTCCGCCCGGCGTTTGA
- a CDS encoding erythromycin esterase family protein, with protein sequence MTRARGLTRSAPRQIFRNRREAGKVLANLLGAYRGREGVVVLGLPRGGIPVAWEVAASLAAPLDAFVVRKLGAPGHEEFAVGAVATGGRVVVNDDLLRGLRVTPQQLRAVAEREGRELIRREAAYRGGRPPVDVAGKTVILVDDGLATGASMVAAIQALREQDPAEIVVAVPAAPESTCRELAGIVDDVVCASMPTPFLAVGESFWDFRQVSDEEVRELLATPTTGMATARIRIAETPAEILDRTAVDAPGGVPPRDALEEIVGDARIVMIGESSHGTHEFYEARAEITKWLIEEKGFCAVAAEADWPDAYRVNRYVRGQGGDRSATQALSGFERFPSWMWRNVVVRDFVDWLHSHNAHRRQQGARQTGFYGLDLYSLHRSMQEVIAYLDNVDPMAAERARKRYACFDHTSADDGQAYGFAAAFGAGLSCERQAVEQLVEMQRDAAEHVRRDGLLAEDEQFYAQQNAQTVRNAEVYYRSMFSGRVTSWNLRDQHMAATLNALLTYLDRRGGPEPARIVVWAHNSHVGDARATEVSADGQLTLGQLARERYGDDARLIGFTTFTGTVTAASEWGAIAERKAVRRALNGSVEELFHETGRQEFLVSPMVSHAAAEPLDAVRLARAIGVIYLPTTERQSHYYHVRPSEQFDAIIHIDHTRALEPLEVTSTWAAGENPETYPTGL encoded by the coding sequence ATGACTCGCGCCCGCGGGCTGACCAGAAGCGCGCCCCGACAAATCTTTCGCAACCGCCGTGAGGCAGGGAAGGTGCTGGCGAATCTGCTGGGTGCGTACCGCGGCCGCGAAGGAGTCGTCGTACTGGGTTTGCCCCGCGGCGGAATCCCGGTTGCATGGGAAGTGGCTGCCTCCCTGGCCGCCCCGTTGGATGCGTTCGTCGTCCGCAAGCTCGGAGCGCCCGGCCACGAAGAGTTCGCTGTGGGGGCCGTGGCGACCGGCGGACGCGTTGTGGTCAACGACGACCTTTTGCGCGGGCTTCGCGTTACGCCGCAACAACTTCGGGCTGTTGCCGAACGCGAAGGACGCGAGCTCATCCGTCGTGAGGCCGCGTACCGGGGTGGCCGGCCACCTGTCGACGTCGCCGGCAAGACAGTGATCCTTGTCGACGACGGCCTTGCGACGGGTGCCAGCATGGTTGCCGCCATTCAGGCCCTGCGTGAACAGGATCCGGCCGAGATCGTGGTAGCGGTGCCGGCCGCCCCGGAGTCGACTTGCCGCGAGTTGGCAGGCATCGTCGACGACGTAGTCTGCGCATCAATGCCAACGCCCTTCCTCGCGGTGGGGGAGTCGTTCTGGGATTTCCGCCAAGTCAGTGACGAAGAAGTGCGCGAGCTCCTCGCCACGCCGACGACCGGGATGGCGACGGCGCGGATTCGAATCGCGGAGACGCCGGCAGAGATTCTCGATCGAACAGCGGTCGACGCACCAGGTGGCGTGCCGCCACGCGACGCACTCGAGGAGATCGTGGGCGATGCACGGATCGTCATGATCGGCGAAAGTTCGCACGGGACACATGAATTCTATGAGGCACGCGCTGAAATCACGAAGTGGCTGATCGAGGAGAAGGGATTCTGCGCCGTCGCTGCCGAGGCAGACTGGCCGGACGCATACCGCGTCAACCGCTACGTGCGCGGGCAGGGTGGTGATCGGTCGGCGACCCAAGCCTTGAGCGGCTTCGAACGCTTCCCCTCCTGGATGTGGCGCAACGTCGTGGTACGGGATTTCGTCGACTGGCTCCATTCACACAACGCGCACCGGCGCCAGCAGGGAGCCCGCCAAACCGGCTTCTACGGACTGGATTTGTACAGCCTGCATCGGTCGATGCAGGAGGTCATTGCATATCTCGACAACGTCGACCCCATGGCTGCCGAGCGAGCGCGCAAGCGCTACGCGTGCTTCGATCACACGTCGGCTGACGACGGGCAGGCGTACGGATTCGCCGCGGCATTCGGTGCCGGGTTGTCATGCGAACGTCAGGCCGTCGAGCAGTTGGTCGAGATGCAGCGCGACGCAGCCGAACACGTCCGTCGCGACGGGTTGCTCGCCGAAGACGAGCAGTTCTATGCACAGCAGAATGCGCAGACCGTGCGAAATGCGGAAGTGTATTACCGGTCCATGTTCAGCGGTCGAGTGACGTCGTGGAACCTTCGGGACCAACACATGGCTGCCACGCTGAACGCGTTGCTCACCTACCTGGACCGGCGCGGGGGACCCGAGCCGGCTCGAATCGTGGTCTGGGCGCACAACTCTCACGTCGGAGACGCGCGTGCCACCGAGGTCAGCGCCGATGGACAGCTCACGCTTGGACAGTTGGCGCGCGAACGCTACGGCGACGATGCCCGGCTGATTGGTTTCACCACGTTCACCGGCACCGTGACCGCGGCCAGCGAGTGGGGCGCGATCGCCGAACGCAAGGCCGTTCGGCGAGCCTTGAACGGAAGTGTCGAGGAGCTGTTCCACGAGACCGGCAGGCAGGAGTTCCTGGTGTCGCCGATGGTCAGTCACGCGGCAGCAGAACCACTCGACGCGGTTCGACTGGCACGCGCCATCGGCGTGATCTACCTGCCGACCACCGAACGGCAGAGTCACTACTATCACGTCCGCCCGAGCGAGCAGTTCGACGCGATCATCCACATCGACCACACCCGCGCCCTGGAGCCGCTCGAGGTGACCAGCACATGGGCTGCGGGCGAGAACCCGGAGACTTATCCGACCGGCTTGTGA
- a CDS encoding dsRBD fold-containing protein, which translates to MVISVHERAGRTEAIAKLQYGDHESVGVGLSRLSAGEHGFAGVGSQLAVARALSDLARHLTV; encoded by the coding sequence GTGGTCATTTCAGTCCACGAACGTGCCGGCCGGACTGAGGCGATCGCGAAGTTGCAGTACGGCGACCACGAGTCGGTCGGTGTCGGCCTGTCGCGGCTCAGTGCGGGCGAGCACGGCTTCGCGGGTGTGGGCAGTCAACTTGCTGTGGCACGGGCGCTATCAGATCTGGCGCGTCACTTGACCGTGTGA
- a CDS encoding hydrogenase maturation protease yields the protein MNADVVVIGIGNEFRCDDGVGPAVAAVLSARRLPGVHAVTATGEPASILDAWTDVDLCVVIDAAVAENGTPGTIRRWMPTDGHEPAVVSSHGFGLPQTLALGRAVNRVPSKLAVFTVDVESIEHGVGLSPAVAAAVPTVVQAIIAEVQTRQRHTVK from the coding sequence ATGAACGCAGACGTCGTCGTGATCGGCATCGGCAACGAATTCCGCTGTGACGATGGTGTGGGCCCAGCCGTCGCAGCAGTGCTCTCAGCGCGACGGCTGCCAGGCGTACACGCGGTGACGGCAACCGGCGAGCCGGCATCGATTCTCGATGCGTGGACCGACGTCGACCTGTGTGTCGTGATAGACGCCGCCGTTGCCGAAAACGGGACGCCGGGCACCATACGGCGCTGGATGCCGACAGACGGCCACGAGCCGGCGGTCGTGAGTTCTCACGGATTCGGTCTGCCCCAGACTCTTGCACTGGGTCGGGCGGTCAACCGGGTCCCGTCAAAGCTAGCTGTGTTCACAGTTGACGTCGAAAGCATCGAGCACGGCGTCGGCCTCTCACCAGCAGTAGCCGCGGCCGTGCCCACGGTAGTGCAGGCGATCATCGCCGAAGTTCAGACCCGACAACGTCACACGGTCAAGTGA
- a CDS encoding universal stress protein: MSEDMPSNGIVVGVDGSPDADVAVQWAVDEAVMRNEPLTIVTVISPLISGWSGGWDSLPADLGSWQNEQADLIITSAERTVRNSAGKADLEIRAATPYGPLVPTLVDITKQVDMVVVGCRGAGALGRALLGSVSTALVHHAHCPVAVLHGHAPRRGDRAPIVLGVDGSRASECATALAFEEASWRETELVAMHAWSDADWPARTPIPWPDIVGDAEETLAERLAGWQEKYPDVAVRRVVVRDQPARHLLELAESAQLVVVGSRGRGGFAGMLLGSVSSAVVHGARTPVLVARHE; encoded by the coding sequence ATGTCTGAGGATATGCCGTCGAACGGAATCGTCGTGGGTGTCGACGGTTCACCGGACGCCGATGTTGCGGTGCAGTGGGCCGTCGACGAGGCGGTGATGCGTAACGAACCGCTCACCATCGTGACCGTGATCAGCCCTCTGATCAGCGGTTGGTCAGGAGGATGGGACTCGCTACCCGCGGACCTGGGCTCGTGGCAGAACGAACAAGCCGATCTGATCATCACGAGTGCCGAGCGCACCGTGCGCAACAGCGCCGGTAAGGCCGACCTCGAGATCAGGGCCGCGACTCCGTATGGACCGCTTGTCCCCACGTTGGTCGACATCACGAAACAGGTGGACATGGTGGTGGTCGGTTGCCGAGGTGCGGGCGCCCTCGGCCGCGCATTGTTGGGTTCGGTCAGCACCGCACTGGTCCACCACGCGCATTGCCCCGTCGCCGTCTTGCACGGACACGCGCCACGCAGGGGCGACCGCGCTCCAATCGTTCTTGGTGTGGACGGTTCGCGAGCATCGGAGTGCGCGACGGCGCTGGCTTTCGAGGAAGCCTCATGGCGCGAAACCGAATTGGTGGCCATGCACGCCTGGAGTGACGCCGACTGGCCTGCGCGCACACCGATTCCGTGGCCGGATATTGTCGGTGACGCCGAGGAAACGTTGGCCGAACGCCTCGCCGGCTGGCAGGAGAAGTATCCCGATGTTGCCGTCAGACGGGTGGTGGTACGCGACCAACCGGCCCGGCATCTGCTCGAGCTGGCCGAGTCAGCGCAGCTGGTGGTGGTGGGCAGCCGTGGCAGGGGCGGATTCGCAGGCATGCTGTTGGGTTCGGTGAGTTCCGCTGTCGTGCACGGAGCTCGGACTCCGGTGCTCGTCGCGCGGCACGAGTGA
- a CDS encoding Ni/Fe hydrogenase subunit alpha, with protein sequence MNPEVRTISVGALTRVEGEGALHVTLSDGAVDRVELNIYEPPRFFEAFLRGRAYTEPPDITARVCGICPVAYQVSASNAIEDACGVTLPEELAALRRLLYCGEWIHSHALHIFLLHAPDFLGYPDGITMAKDRPELIERGLAIKKAGNRLMEQIGGRAIHPVNVRLGGFYSVPHKRDLEPLAEMLRHTLDHALDTLSMVAEFEFPDVEFDHELLSLADGEVYPVHDGTIKRSDGPSFDIAAFSDHVMETQVKHSTALHATLDGHRYLTGPLARYSLNAATLSPVAREAATAAGLGPVCRNPFRSILVRAVEVVYAVEESLRIITEYERPERPFVDVPARAGVGHGVSEAPRGLLYHRYEIGDDHLVRSATIVPPTAQNQAAIEHEMAQLVGANLTLDDATLTSLCEKSIRNHDPCISCSAHFLTLTIDRT encoded by the coding sequence GTGAACCCAGAAGTTCGCACCATCTCGGTCGGGGCGCTGACCCGCGTCGAAGGGGAAGGCGCCCTACACGTCACCCTGAGCGACGGTGCCGTGGACCGTGTCGAGCTCAACATCTACGAACCGCCACGGTTTTTCGAAGCCTTTCTGCGGGGCCGTGCCTACACTGAGCCGCCCGACATCACCGCGCGGGTGTGCGGCATCTGTCCGGTCGCCTACCAAGTGAGCGCATCAAACGCGATCGAGGATGCCTGCGGGGTAACCCTTCCTGAGGAGTTGGCAGCCCTGCGCCGACTGCTGTACTGCGGGGAGTGGATCCACAGCCACGCCCTGCACATTTTTCTCTTGCACGCACCGGACTTCCTCGGTTATCCGGACGGAATAACCATGGCTAAGGACCGGCCGGAATTGATCGAGCGCGGCCTGGCGATAAAGAAAGCCGGCAACCGGTTGATGGAACAGATCGGTGGGCGCGCCATCCATCCCGTCAATGTCCGGCTCGGAGGCTTCTATTCGGTACCCCACAAACGAGACCTCGAGCCGCTCGCAGAGATGCTGCGTCACACGCTCGACCACGCCCTCGATACGCTGAGCATGGTGGCCGAATTCGAGTTCCCTGACGTCGAATTCGACCATGAGCTGCTTTCCCTGGCTGACGGCGAGGTGTATCCCGTCCACGACGGCACGATCAAACGCAGCGACGGCCCGTCCTTCGACATCGCTGCCTTCAGCGATCACGTGATGGAGACGCAGGTCAAACATTCGACCGCGTTACACGCCACCTTGGATGGGCACCGCTACCTGACCGGTCCGCTGGCAAGGTATTCGCTGAACGCAGCTACCTTGTCGCCCGTCGCGCGCGAGGCCGCCACCGCGGCTGGTCTTGGTCCGGTGTGCCGGAATCCCTTCCGCAGCATCCTCGTCCGTGCAGTGGAAGTGGTCTATGCGGTCGAGGAGTCGCTTCGCATCATCACCGAATACGAGCGTCCCGAACGGCCCTTCGTCGACGTGCCTGCCCGCGCTGGTGTCGGACACGGCGTCAGTGAGGCGCCGCGAGGTCTGCTCTACCACCGTTACGAGATCGGCGACGACCACCTGGTCCGATCCGCGACAATCGTCCCGCCTACCGCCCAGAACCAGGCCGCAATCGAACACGAAATGGCTCAACTCGTCGGAGCCAACCTGACGCTGGACGACGCGACGTTGACATCGCTGTGCGAGAAGTCGATTCGTAACCACGATCCGTGCATCTCCTGCTCGGCGCACTTCCTCACCCTGACCATCGACCGCACATGA